A single window of Rhodamnia argentea isolate NSW1041297 chromosome 5, ASM2092103v1, whole genome shotgun sequence DNA harbors:
- the LOC115740038 gene encoding serine carboxypeptidase-like 50, with translation MESTASPPLKLFLLLSCIAFIPAASSSPRPISSPTAQLLPKESLPTKSGYLPVSPTSGSAIFYAFYEAQRPTTPRSQTPLLIWLQGGPGCSSMIGNFYELGPWRVSSVAHNAEHLVVEPNPGSWNRLFGLLFLDNPIGVGFSVAASPEEIPRDQFTVAKHLFAAITAFVKLDAAFKSRPIYVTGESYAGKYVPAIGYYTLKWNAELPPSQRLNLAGVAIGNGLTDPATQVATHAANAYFSGFINERQKSELETAQWEAVKLTKMESWSQATDARTGVLRLLQNMTGLATLYDFTRKVPYNTQWVTQILQKQEVKRALEANESIVFDECSDVVGAALSEDVMKSVKYMVEHLVKNSKVLLYQGHSDLRDGVVSTEAWVKTMEWEGIDEFLSAERKVWRVNGVLAGYVQKWGSLSHVVVLGAGHLVPTDQPMSSQAMIEDWVLEKGLLADSKDERFAIGDRLEI, from the coding sequence ATGGAGTCAACAGCTTCTCCTCCGCTCAAGCTCTTCCTCTTGCTCTCCTGCATCGCTTTCATTCCCGCCGCATCGTCGTCACCCCGACCCATTTCGAGTCCGACCGCACAGCTCCTCCCGAAAGAGTCGCTGCCCACGAAATCGGGCTATCTCCCGGTGAGCCCCACCTCTGGTTCGGCCATTTTCTACGCTTTCTATGAAGCCCAGCGACCCACCACGCCCCGCTCGCAGACCCCGCTCCTGATTTGGCTCCAGGGCGGTCCCGGTTGCTCCTCCATGATCGGCAACTTCTACGAGCTCGGACCTTGGCGCGTCAGCTCTGTTGCGCATAACGCCGAACACCTGGTGGTCGAGCCGAATCCTGGCTCTTGGAACCGCTTGTTCGGCCTCCTCTTCCTCGATAACCCCATCGGCGTCGGGTTCAGCGTCGCGGCCTCTCCCGAGGAGATCCCGAGGGACCAGTTTACCGTCGCGAAGCATCTCTTCGCGGCGATAACCGCGTTTGTTAAGCTCGACGCTGCTTTCAAGTCCCGTCCCATTTATGTCACCGGCGAGAGTTACGCGGGGAAGTATGTCCCCGCGATTGGGTACTACACGTTGAAGTGGAATGCAGAGTTGCCGCCGTCGCAGCGCCTGAATCTAGCGGGGGTCGCCATAGGCAATGGCTTGACGGATCCGGCGACCCAAGTGGCGACTCACGCCGCGAACGCCTACTTCTCCGGCTTTATCAACGAGAGGCAAAAATCCGAGCTTGAGACAGCCCAGTGGGAAGCTGTCAAGCTCACCAAAATGGAGAGCTGGAGTCAAGCAACGGATGCCCGAACTGGGGTGCTGAGATTGCTGCAGAACATGACGGGACTGGCCACTTTGTACGACTTCACGAGGAAAGTGCCGTACAACACCCAGTGGGTGACTCAGATCTTGCAGAAGCAGGAGGTGAAGAGGGCGCTGGAGGCCAACGAGTCCATAGTGTTCGACGAGTGCAGCGACGTGGTGGGGGCTGCGCTGAGCGAGGATGTGATGAAGAGCGTGAAGTACATGGTGGAGCACCTGGTGAAGAACAGCAAGGTCCTGCTGTACCAAGGTCACTCCGACCTGAGAGACGGCGTGGTCTCGACCGAGGCTTGGGTGAAGACGATGGAGTGGGAAGGGATCGACGAGTTCTTGTCGGCGGAGAGGAAGGTTTGGAGGGTGAACGGGGTGCTTGCTGGGTATGTGCAGAAGTGGGGGAGCTTGAGCCATGTCGTGGTTCTGGGTGCTGGGCATCTGGTGCCCACCGACCAGCCGATGAGCTCGCAAGCCATGATCGAGGACTGGGTTCTGGAGAAGGGCCTGCTCGCCGATTCCAAGGACGAGCGCTTCGCAATAGGGGATCGCTTGGAAATCTGA